GCGCCGCCGTATCCGTCCATCGGCCACCTGCCCGGCTCGCGCACCGGCCCGAGCGACCGCACCGTGAGCGCCGCGACGGCGCGCGCGTGCACCGACGAGGGCGCCGCGCTTCCCGGCACGACGGTCACCGTGCAAGAAGCTCGATGGGTCGTGCGTGATGGTGGCGCGCCTCGACGGACGCATCGTGGCCCTCGGACGCGACGGCACGCGCGCCGAGGACTCTCCGAACGCGGGCCGCCGAATGTTCGCGCGCTGGGTCGCAGCCGAGGCGCGGCGCTTCGACGCGCTCCTCGAAGACGGCGAGCGCGCCGCCGGCGAATGGTTGGCGTTGGTGCACGGCACCCGTTACGCGCTCACGCATGAGCCGTTCGTGCTCTTCGACCTCTTGACCTCATCGGCCTCGAACGGACCGCGCGAAAGACATCACCGGTCGTCGAGGCGCGCGCGCGAGCACGGCTTTTCAACGCCGCACGTGGTGCACCGAGGCGCGCCCCTCTCCGTCGCCGGGGCGCGGGCGCTCCTCGGAGATCGCGGCCATCATGGCGCCGATGAAGCGGCGGAAGGCGTCGTCTATCGCGTCGAGCGCGCCGACCGTGTTTTGATCGTGGCGAAAAACTCGTCGAAGCGGCGAAGATCGATGGCCGCTTCTTGCCAGAGAACACCGGCGCGCCGGCGTTTATGGAACTTCCACGATGGCCTCGACCTCTAGCGTCATCTTCGTCACGCAAAATCGCGGCAAGGCCGACGAGATCGCGACCTTGCTCGGGGGCGTGCCGGTCCGGTGGGAGCGATTGCCGCTCGCGCACGTGCCCGGCGACGACCTCGAAGCGGCGGCCAGCGGTCGCGTGAGCGAAGCGTTTCGGCGCCTCGGCGCGCCGTGTTTCTTGGAGAACACAGGTCTATGGGTGCACGAGCACGGCATCGACGAGCCGCCCGCCTTTGCGCCGCGCGCCTTGAAGGACGTGATAGCCCGCCTTGGTGGCGAAGAAGCCTTCTGGTCCCGCTTCGGCAGTGCCCCCGTCCGCGCGCGCGTCGCCGTGGCCTACGCGAGCGGCGAGGGCACGCCTCGCGTCTTCTCGGGAGAGCTGGTCGGACAGGTGGCAAGCAAGACCCAAGGGCACCGGCGGCTACGGCTGGGACCGCGTTGTCGTTCCTGATGGCTATGCGCGGACGCTATCGGAGCTTCTGGCGACGAAATACCTCGCCAACATGCGTCTGTTCCCGTACCTCGCGCTGGCGGGCGTCCTCCGCGGGCGATCCTACGAAGGCGTCTTTGAGGCGCACATCACGATCGCCGCCGAGGACGAAGCGACGTGCGCCCGCTTCGCGGCGACGTGCAACGAGCTCGGTGTGAAGTTCGTTCAGATCGAGCTCCCGCGGGGCGTCACCCGCTCGCAGCCCATGACGGCGTCCTACCACCGGGGGCGCCTCGAGACCGTGCACGCCGAGGTCCTCGCGCTCGGCAAGGAGCTCGTCCGCCGCGGCTTCTCCGTGACGCGCACGAAGATCGAGGCCGTCGGCGCGAGCCTGACGTGCCCGAGACCGATGAGGAAGCCGAGACCCGGCCTCCGCAGAACTACTTCGAGTACCACGTGAAGGTCATTCTGCCGAAGGACGGTTCGGAGGACGCGCTCGCGGCACTCCGGTCTCTTTGCGAGCAACACGACGCGCACCTGTCCCGGAGCGCGCGCCGATCAAGTCAGGACACGGCGAGCCAGGACACGGCGAGCCAGGACACGGCGGGGCGCGACACGGCGGCTCGTGACACGGTCGCGCGTTTCGTTACGCGTTTCGTTACCCAGCGAGCCTATCGCTCAGGCCGCGTGACGAGCGCCGCGGCCTTCGACGCGCTCGTGGCGGCGCTCGACGCCGCAGGCTTCCGCACGAGCACGCGCCTCCGCGAATACACCGTCTACGACAGCAACATCGGCGTCGACGCCGGTTGGATGAACGGCGCGTAATGCGAGCGCTCTTGGACGCCTGGTTGCGGCGGCTCGCGCGCTCGCCGCTCCGCGAGCGGTGGATTCTTCGCGGCGGCCTTGTCACCTGCCACCACTGTCCGTCAAGGCCCGCGCCGGAAGACATCGACCTCGTCGGCCTCGGCCGCTTCGACGAGGCGGAGGCGCGGCGGAGATGCGCGCTCGCCCTTGCGCCGGCGTCGAGCGACGAGAGCGTCTCCTTCCACTCGCCCGTGAGCGAGATCATCTGGGGCGACACGCCCTTTCCCGGGCTTCGGACCACGGTGGAGACGAAGGTGGAAGCGCGGCCCGGACCGCGCATTCAGATCGACCTGGGCTTCGGCGATCCCTTGGAGCCAGGCCCCGAGCCGCTCGTCGTTGGCGGCGCGTCGCTCTTGGCGGTGCGCGCCGAGACGATGGTTGCGTGGAAGCTGCACGGAATTGTGGAGCATGGCCGCGGCCGTTGGCGCGCCAAAGACCTCGCCGACGCGCTCCTTCTGTTTCGCGAAGCCTCCGTCGACGCCGGCGCGCTGGATGGCGCTGGATGGCGCGCTCGACCGGGCCCTCGCCCTCGCGTTCGAGAGCCGGGGCACGCCGCTCAGCGCGACAAGGGCGTTTCTGGAGGAGCCGACCTGGGGCCAGAGCCGCGGAAGCCGCCGCCGCTGGGCAACCTTTCTCAAGCGACGGCCGTGCCCTTTGGATGGCGACGTAACGGTCGTGAGGGACGAACTGCGGCGGCACGCCGCGCCCCTCATCGAGCGCGTGTCGGCCCGCGGTCTTGCCGGCTCACGCGAGCGCGACGGTACTCATGGAGAGCAGGGCCCGGCGGCGAAGCCGGCGTAGTTGCGAGAATCGGCGCCGCTGCCGGTGACGGCGGTGGACGAGATGTTGACGGCCCAGAGCTTCCCCCCGGCGAAGTAGTGGTACTGCGCGACGTCGTCGCGCCACGTGAAGTCGTCGACAGGGCAGTTGCCACCAATGGCCCCGCACATGGAGACGAGCCCGGGGATCGCCGTGAGGGGCGTCCCCGCCGCCGCGGTCGTCAGCGCGAGGGCGCCATCGAGGCGCCACGCTTTGCCGTCTCACCACGAAGAGCTCCTTGCTGTCGTCGCGCCACGCGAGCGCTTCACGGCGCACGTCCCGGCGTCGATGCCGAGGCAAGGCCCCGCCGCCACGCCGGCCACAGTCTCGAGCAGGTTGCCCCCGGCCCCGCCGTCACCCGCGTCGCCGAACGTGAAGGCGCCGTCCAAGACCCAGTAGCGCGAGCCATAGACTGCATAATACATCGCAATGTCGGGGCGCCACGTGAGCGCGTCCAGGTGACAGACCGAGGCTTGCGACCCGCAGGGGCCATCACGCAAGCCTGAGAAGGCGCGAAGGTCGGTGCCAATGGGGCTGCCGGTGAGCTGACGGTTGCCGTCGAGCGTCCACCGCTTTCCCTTGGCCACGACCTCATACTGGTTGTTTCGCCACGTGACGGCATCGAGGGCACACGGAGGCAAGGCCACGTCGGAGGTCACCGCCGTGTCAGGAACGAGGGCCGCGTCGACGGTCGCGCCATCGGAAGCCGTAGCGTCGGGCACGGGGTCGGTGATGGCGGGCGAGCCTGGCCCTTCGGGTACCGCACCAAAGTCCGACACAGCTTCCTCGGGGCATGCCGCAACGGCGAACCCCATGGTCGCCAGGGCGACCAACGCAAACACCCGTCTCATTGTGACTACGCTATCGATGGGCCTTCCGGGACGCAACGCCACCGGAGCCGTGCCAGCGCTCTTCGCCGGCGTCCTTCATCCCCGACTGTAACGGGCCTGCGACACGCTGGATCACGCACGTCGCGCGAAGCCCGACGCCGCCGAGCGTTTTCCTTGGAAATCCTCGGGGGCGGCCTCTTTCGACGCGCGTCGCAGGCGTGGCTTGCTTCCTGCTGTCACCGAGGCATGCGTTCTCACCTCGCTCACCTCGCCGCTCTCGCCTCCGCACTCTTCGCAACGCCTTTCGTGGGCGGCTGCTCGGGCTCACCGGAGACGGGCGGTTCGACGTCGCAGACGGTTCGTGGAGGTGCGCCCACGCCTGCGCCGTCGACCGGGCCCTCCGCCGTCGCGGCAACCGGCGACGCGGGCACACAGGCGCCGGCGAGCGGCGACGTCTGCGCCGCCGAGCCCGAAGACGACACGTGCTCCACTTGCGTGAAGCAGAAGTGCTGCGCCCCCGTGCGAACCTGCTTGGCCGACGCCCAATGCAGCGCCCTCGACGCGTGCATGTCGAAGTGCTTTGACGGCGTGCAACAGCCGGGGGCCAAAGAGCAGCAGTGCGTCACGGCGTGCCAGGCCCAATACCCGCAGGGGCGAGCCAAGGTGGACGCCATCGACGCCTGCGTCGAGCAGAGCTGCGCCGCGCAGTGCCAGTAACGCCGGCACCGTAGAGGCGGCCCGCTCTTGCCGGCCACGTCGCACCCTCGCCGCCCCTTCCGGCCGGCCTTCGTTGAAAGGCGCGCCGTTTTCTGCCAACGTCCGCTCATGCGCACCTTCGTGTCTCGGCGCGAGGCCATGGTTTGGCTCGGCGGCCTCGTGGCCGTCGGGTGCGGCTCAGGGCGCGAGCTCCACTACGGGGACGCCTCCACCGACGCCGCCGGCAACGGACGCGTCGGTGGGCGGCGCCGACGCGACCCTCGGCGAGCCACGCGACGCGGGCACCGCCAACGCGGCGGACACCGGGTCAGAAGACGCGGAAGACGCGGCGTTGCCAAAGACGGCTGAGGAGCTCCTCTCGCGCATCGACGCCATCGTGGTCGTCATGATGGAGAACCGCTCGTTCGATCACTTCCTCGGCGCGCTTCGTTCAGACCCAAACTACCCGGCCGCCGGCGGTGTCGAGGGGCTGACGGGCACCGAGACGAACCCCGGCCCCGACGGCGGCGCGATCAGCGCCTTCAAGATGACCAACTTCACGCCGGAGGACCCGCCTCACTCGTGGAACGCGAGCCACGCCCAGTGGAACAACGGCGCAAACGACGGCTTCGTGAAGGCTCACTCGGGAGCGACGCAAGACGAGGTCATGGGCTACCACGACCGTTCGCAGCTCGAGTTCTACTACTTCCTCGCCGATCACTTCACCGTCTGCGATCACTGGTTCGCATCGGTCATGGGCCCCACGTGGCCCAACCGCTTCTACCTGCACGCCTGCACGTCGGGCGGCAAGAAGGACAACTCGGCGTACTTCGTCGGCGCGCCCACGACGCTGTGGAAGCGCCTTCAGAGCGCCGGCAAGACCTTCAAGAACTACGCGGCCGGCGCCGTCACTTGGTACACGGGCGCCTTCATCGGAGAGGTCTTGAACCTCAATCCGTCGAAGCCCATCGCCGAGTTCTTCGACGACGCGAAGAACGGCACCCTGCCGAACTT
Above is a window of Myxococcales bacterium DNA encoding:
- a CDS encoding alkaline phosphatase family protein, with the protein product MGGADATLGEPRDAGTANAADTGSEDAEDAALPKTAEELLSRIDAIVVVMMENRSFDHFLGALRSDPNYPAAGGVEGLTGTETNPGPDGGAISAFKMTNFTPEDPPHSWNASHAQWNNGANDGFVKAHSGATQDEVMGYHDRSQLEFYYFLADHFTVCDHWFASVMGPTWPNRFYLHACTSGGKKDNSAYFVGAPTTLWKRLQSAGKTFKNYAAGAVTWYTGAFIGEVLNLNPSKPIAEFFDDAKNGTLPNFSIIDPDFFAADDHPSHDIRLGQVFVSSVYRALTESPQWKRTLLVITYDEHGGFFDHVPPPTTTDPIPEFQQLGFRVPTFVVGGMVKAGHVEKTVLEHSSVGATLRDRFGIPSLGPRMDAAASLAVCIDPAKALSPSPPPPNPPTPKLALARAVKGPSGAWVTSQPELAHMVDSGQIPRALVDQRPTRSVSQAGCAKPSA
- a CDS encoding nucleotidyl transferase AbiEii/AbiGii toxin family protein, with protein sequence MDAWLRRLARSPLRERWILRGGLVTCHHCPSRPAPEDIDLVGLGRFDEAEARRRCALALAPASSDESVSFHSPVSEIIWGDTPFPGLRTTVETKVEARPGPRIQIDLGFGDPLEPGPEPLVVGGASLLAVRAETMVAWKLHGIVEHGRGRWRAKDLADALLLFREASVDAGALDGAGWRARPGPRPRVREPGHAAQRDKGVSGGADLGPEPRKPPPLGNLSQATAVPFGWRRNGREGRTAAARRAPHRARVGPRSCRLTRARRYSWRAGPGGEAGVVARIGAAAGDGGGRDVDGPELPPGEVVVLRDVVAPREVVDRAVATNGPAHGDEPGDRREGRPRRRGRQREGAIEAPRFAVSPRRAPCCRRATRALHGARPGVDAEARPRRHAGHSLEQVAPGPAVTRVAEREGAVQDPVARAIDCIIHRNVGAPRERVQVTDRGLRPAGAITQA